A single window of Leptolyngbya ohadii IS1 DNA harbors:
- a CDS encoding GNAT family N-acetyltransferase: protein MPQAHSIIVRPARSDDRTTVLNFCQHTWESQEDYIAQVWDRWMADSTGQILVAEVNGQPAAMTRVVQLSKHEGWWEALRVDPQYRGQGLVRQLDPAIDHYFQTREISTVRCCVARWNPGIPAMIGRRGYAPIANYQQHSALAVDAPLKQLTQLSESEVDTVWQFIGERQPAPPLFVSRGAKWQRLTIEQVQERLRDGKIWGYWQQQELQGLLVQSHLESADSSLWVGYLEGNAPYLPELLQEIKHLASHLGYPTVSGFLPRTKEWLRLLNQADYSTSSGDEFGVYEKQFSGLSLIP, encoded by the coding sequence ATGCCCCAAGCTCATTCCATTATCGTGCGTCCAGCCCGAAGCGACGACAGGACCACCGTTCTCAACTTTTGCCAGCATACCTGGGAAAGTCAGGAAGACTACATCGCCCAGGTGTGGGATCGATGGATGGCAGATTCCACCGGACAAATTCTGGTGGCGGAGGTCAATGGGCAACCGGCTGCCATGACGCGAGTGGTGCAACTATCCAAGCACGAGGGCTGGTGGGAAGCATTGCGGGTCGATCCACAGTATCGGGGACAAGGATTGGTGAGGCAGCTAGATCCGGCGATCGATCATTACTTTCAAACCAGAGAAATCTCCACTGTTCGCTGCTGTGTCGCCCGTTGGAATCCTGGTATCCCAGCGATGATTGGGCGACGAGGCTATGCCCCTATTGCCAATTACCAGCAACACTCAGCCCTAGCCGTGGATGCACCGCTCAAGCAGCTAACCCAATTGAGCGAGTCTGAGGTTGACACCGTTTGGCAATTCATTGGAGAACGGCAACCAGCACCACCGCTTTTTGTCAGTCGCGGGGCAAAGTGGCAAAGACTGACGATCGAGCAGGTTCAGGAGCGGTTACGGGACGGGAAGATTTGGGGGTACTGGCAGCAACAGGAGTTACAGGGCTTGCTGGTTCAGAGCCATTTAGAGAGCGCAGATTCGTCGCTGTGGGTGGGATATTTGGAAGGAAATGCTCCTTACCTTCCCGAACTATTACAGGAGATCAAACACCTCGCCTCGCATCTAGGCTATCCTACAGTCAGCGGTTTCCTGCCCAGGACAAAGGAGTGGCTGCGCTTGCTAAACCAAGCGGACTACTCAACCTCATCGGGGGATGAATTTGGAGTGTACGAAAAGCAGTTCAGCGGCTTATCCCTCATACCTTGA
- a CDS encoding nuclear transport factor 2 family protein, giving the protein MNISRRNLTWLGGTGFLVTLFANPTPTNAQRDTTPGTSNDQAAIINAVNGIAIFADLRDWERCRQSFTDEVEFDYTAMLGGQPTVITADQQMQQWSTFFDSTFKNTQHILGSHVVTIDGNQATCVSNFQAHHTYLNPELGVWVLSGVYNHDLTRVGNQWKVNRMKMTIAWEMGNRPG; this is encoded by the coding sequence ATGAATATCTCTCGCAGAAATTTAACTTGGTTGGGAGGCACAGGTTTTCTGGTCACATTGTTTGCTAATCCGACACCAACGAATGCTCAACGTGACACAACTCCAGGTACAAGCAATGATCAGGCTGCAATTATTAATGCGGTGAACGGAATTGCAATTTTTGCAGATTTACGCGACTGGGAACGCTGCCGTCAGAGCTTTACCGACGAGGTGGAATTTGACTACACTGCAATGCTTGGCGGACAGCCTACGGTCATTACGGCTGATCAGCAAATGCAGCAGTGGTCTACCTTTTTCGACAGCACCTTCAAGAACACGCAGCATATCCTTGGTAGCCATGTTGTGACAATTGATGGAAATCAGGCAACCTGCGTCTCGAACTTCCAGGCACACCATACCTATCTGAATCCTGAGCTTGGGGTCTGGGTTCTGAGTGGCGTCTACAATCATGATCTGACACGAGTGGGCAACCAGTGGAAGGTGAATCGGATGAAAATGACGATCGCCTGGGAAATGGGAAATCGTCCTGGCTGA
- a CDS encoding GNAT family N-acetyltransferase, which translates to MPWQAERQSALCFLLRSDDALVYWSSLLPKIADRQIILLAALQNDPPLAAAQSGRAVGTVQLHLAMPPNQPHRTEVAKLLVHRSARRQGIGRLLMQHLETVARQHHRSLLTLDTQTATPAASLYQF; encoded by the coding sequence ATGCCGTGGCAAGCGGAGCGTCAGTCAGCTTTATGCTTCCTTTTACGATCTGATGATGCCCTTGTCTACTGGTCGTCGCTGCTACCAAAAATTGCAGACCGCCAGATTATTCTGCTGGCTGCACTCCAGAACGATCCGCCTTTGGCGGCTGCGCAGAGCGGTCGCGCTGTAGGAACCGTTCAGCTTCATCTTGCCATGCCGCCCAACCAACCCCATCGCACTGAAGTTGCCAAACTGCTGGTTCACCGATCTGCGCGACGGCAGGGAATTGGACGACTCCTGATGCAGCATTTAGAAACGGTTGCTCGACAGCACCATCGATCGCTGCTCACACTTGATACCCAAACTGCAACGCCTGCTGCTTCTCTCTACCAGTTCTAG
- a CDS encoding GAF domain-containing protein, whose translation MSGAEQTDAVQCQQRVAALEAELAQIQMHYEVQRLHLETLQQENERLTAQCNCFHQSESRYRQIFENAPISMLLINTDGYISQMNAAAEELFGLTIDQLNQQACPVFDNPQLVENGTLPYMLRAFAGEAVVELPTYYDASRNFPGGKLNQGRGHYAPIRDAMGNIKEIVEVSADFTEFFALQEQLLQEKERAAQNRAQLLSTIAQVANLLLRSSDYTTVLPDVVRLLGEAVGSDRCTVGQDEIVGGATLSVKAIAEWCRAGISRVLDIHPDFEGGVEPFAEIYRPLAQGQSVNVLVDDLAEPVRSFMDQQGITSLLLVPILVQGQSWGHFAFDNCGEARLFDEGEIAVLRIAADSIAAAIERQTKDDELRQSQQALLQAEQNRATELASANAALQAEIIERQRAEQVSRGQTEALVRTLNTLSQEPVFDNCLGFMLQAIADQLSDRSGGIYLYSEDYDTTLLHLNYENGQIQRGKDIQHPCAHAPEPLRQWDDEYMPLLKQRQILIQDVGHYPHNIERGIKQILVVPLLFGDTFLGNITLRSTCHRQYHPEELELAQALAYQVTLAVQLTRMAEEVRQAAILEERNRMARDIHDTLAQSLTGVVMQLNAATEFLNSQPNQTQACIVRAQNLARQGLTEARRSVWLLYDSNLNALGLSDSLTRLIEQMTSRTTRIVLTIEGTPCCLDAPVNMALLRIAQESLTNALRHAKPQTINLQLIYTPQQVQLQVRDDGCGFDPEQTTGKGLGIVGMRDRARAINAQLQIESKLGIGTQTIVTVAIASS comes from the coding sequence ATGAGCGGAGCAGAGCAAACCGACGCAGTGCAATGCCAGCAGCGAGTCGCAGCCCTGGAAGCAGAACTGGCTCAGATACAGATGCACTATGAAGTGCAGCGATTGCATCTGGAAACGCTTCAGCAGGAAAACGAACGCCTCACTGCACAATGCAATTGCTTCCACCAATCGGAGTCGCGCTACAGGCAAATCTTTGAGAACGCGCCGATTAGTATGTTGTTGATTAATACAGACGGCTATATTTCACAGATGAATGCCGCCGCAGAGGAGCTATTTGGGCTGACGATCGACCAGTTGAATCAGCAAGCCTGTCCCGTTTTTGACAATCCTCAATTGGTGGAAAATGGAACATTGCCCTATATGCTGCGGGCATTTGCCGGAGAAGCGGTTGTCGAACTGCCAACCTACTATGATGCGTCCAGAAACTTTCCTGGTGGAAAGCTAAATCAGGGACGGGGACATTATGCGCCGATTCGAGACGCGATGGGCAATATTAAGGAAATTGTCGAAGTGAGTGCTGATTTTACTGAGTTCTTTGCGCTGCAAGAGCAATTGCTACAAGAAAAAGAACGTGCCGCCCAAAATCGCGCTCAACTCCTCAGCACAATCGCCCAGGTTGCCAATCTCTTGCTTCGATCGTCCGACTATACTACCGTTCTTCCTGATGTGGTGCGGCTGTTAGGTGAGGCAGTGGGGAGCGATCGCTGCACAGTGGGGCAGGATGAAATTGTTGGTGGTGCTACCTTATCTGTGAAGGCGATCGCAGAATGGTGTCGAGCAGGGATTTCAAGGGTCCTTGATATTCATCCTGATTTTGAAGGAGGAGTCGAGCCATTTGCAGAAATCTATCGACCCCTCGCGCAAGGGCAATCTGTTAACGTCTTAGTAGATGATTTAGCAGAGCCTGTCCGTAGCTTTATGGATCAGCAAGGCATCACATCTCTTCTACTTGTGCCGATTCTGGTGCAGGGGCAATCTTGGGGACATTTTGCTTTTGATAACTGCGGTGAAGCGCGATTATTTGATGAGGGGGAGATCGCGGTTTTGAGAATCGCAGCCGATAGTATTGCAGCGGCGATCGAGCGTCAAACAAAAGATGATGAACTGAGACAATCGCAGCAAGCTTTACTGCAAGCAGAACAGAACCGAGCCACAGAATTAGCATCTGCAAATGCTGCCCTGCAAGCAGAAATTATTGAGCGACAGCGTGCCGAGCAGGTTTCACGCGGACAAACGGAAGCACTGGTCAGAACCCTTAACACTCTCTCGCAAGAACCTGTATTTGATAACTGCCTGGGGTTCATGCTGCAAGCGATCGCCGACCAGCTTAGCGATCGATCGGGCGGGATTTATCTGTACAGCGAAGACTACGATACGACTCTCCTGCATCTTAACTACGAGAACGGACAGATTCAGCGCGGCAAAGACATTCAGCATCCCTGCGCTCATGCGCCTGAACCACTCCGACAGTGGGACGATGAATATATGCCGCTCTTAAAGCAGCGACAGATCCTCATTCAGGATGTCGGGCATTATCCCCACAATATTGAACGTGGAATCAAGCAAATCCTGGTTGTCCCCCTTCTGTTTGGTGACACCTTTTTAGGAAACATTACGCTTCGCAGTACCTGTCATCGTCAATATCACCCAGAAGAATTGGAACTGGCGCAGGCACTTGCTTATCAGGTTACGCTAGCAGTACAGCTAACACGAATGGCAGAAGAGGTGAGGCAGGCAGCGATTTTAGAGGAACGAAACCGGATGGCGCGAGACATTCACGACACCTTAGCCCAATCGCTCACCGGGGTTGTGATGCAGCTTAATGCCGCCACTGAGTTTCTTAACAGCCAACCGAATCAGACTCAGGCTTGCATCGTCCGTGCCCAAAATTTAGCCAGGCAAGGACTGACGGAAGCGCGGCGGTCGGTCTGGCTCCTCTACGATAGTAATCTCAATGCACTGGGCTTGTCTGACTCGCTCACGCGCCTGATTGAGCAAATGACGAGCCGCACGACTCGGATTGTCCTTACCATCGAAGGAACTCCCTGCTGTCTGGATGCCCCCGTGAATATGGCTTTGCTCCGCATTGCTCAAGAATCACTCACCAACGCCCTTCGCCACGCTAAGCCCCAAACAATTAATCTGCAACTAATCTACACGCCGCAGCAGGTTCAGCTTCAAGTGCGGGATGACGGATGCGGTTTTGACCCTGAACAAACAACAGGAAAAGGCTTGGGCATCGTGGGAATGCGCGATCGTGCCAGAGCGATTAACGCACAGCTACAGATTGAAAGCAAACTAGGAATTGGAACCCAAACGATCGTCACGGTTGCGATCGCATCATCATGA
- a CDS encoding DUF1349 domain-containing protein, whose amino-acid sequence MLPDGLHLTTDAQTDFWRRTHYRFIRDNGHLVVRRPSST is encoded by the coding sequence ATCCTGCCAGATGGTCTTCATCTCACCACGGATGCCCAAACCGACTTCTGGCGCAGAACGCATTATAGATTCATTCGTGATAACGGTCACTTAGTGGTGCGACGACCATCCAGCACATAA
- a CDS encoding DsbA family protein, with product MSVLTAPVSQRDHIQGSEAAIVTLVEYGDYQCPHCAEVHKIIGAIQQQLGNSLRFVFRHFPQSELHPDSLHAAEAAEAAGSQGKFWEMHDRLFAAQNALDDGSLVEYAVDLNLEINQFLSEMAGDVHLPRITQDQESGTASGVCSTPALFLNGSRYCGSTNHNRLFEAIDRLITPA from the coding sequence GTGTCTGTCCTTACCGCACCTGTTAGCCAGAGAGATCACATTCAGGGCAGCGAAGCCGCGATCGTAACGCTGGTGGAATACGGCGACTATCAGTGTCCGCACTGTGCTGAAGTTCACAAAATCATTGGAGCGATTCAGCAGCAGTTAGGCAACTCGTTGCGCTTTGTGTTTCGCCATTTTCCCCAATCCGAACTGCACCCCGACTCGCTTCATGCTGCCGAAGCTGCCGAAGCCGCCGGATCGCAGGGCAAGTTTTGGGAAATGCACGATCGTTTGTTTGCCGCTCAAAATGCGCTCGATGATGGCAGTTTGGTGGAATATGCCGTTGACCTGAATTTAGAGATCAATCAGTTTCTATCCGAAATGGCCGGAGATGTGCATCTGCCGCGCATTACACAGGATCAAGAGAGCGGGACGGCAAGCGGCGTTTGTTCAACTCCAGCCCTGTTTCTGAATGGTTCACGCTACTGCGGCTCGACCAATCACAATAGGTTGTTCGAGGCGATCGATCGATTGATAACACCTGCCTAG
- a CDS encoding response regulator: MTSENSLRILLADDHPVLREGLALILNNQTDMTVVGQVSNGREAVELFEQLRPDITLMDLRMPEMGGVEALTAIRAQDAAACIILLTTYDGDEDIYRGLRAGAKSYLLKDATTEEILTAIRQVSTGKSHIPSAVGVKLAERAQMPELSESEQQVLQAIVTGKSNQEIATALGIAESTVKFHVNNILSKLGVENRTQAAIAALKRGIAKL, translated from the coding sequence ATGACTTCTGAGAATTCCCTTCGCATTCTGCTTGCTGATGATCACCCCGTTCTGCGGGAAGGCTTGGCGCTGATTTTGAACAACCAGACGGATATGACAGTCGTAGGGCAAGTCAGCAACGGACGCGAAGCGGTTGAATTGTTTGAGCAACTGCGTCCCGATATCACGCTGATGGATCTACGAATGCCAGAAATGGGTGGGGTCGAGGCACTGACCGCCATTCGTGCCCAGGATGCCGCTGCCTGTATTATTCTGCTCACCACCTACGACGGCGACGAAGATATTTACCGGGGGCTACGGGCAGGAGCGAAGTCTTATCTGCTCAAAGATGCCACCACTGAGGAAATTCTGACCGCGATTCGTCAGGTCTCGACCGGAAAAAGCCATATTCCCTCTGCCGTTGGCGTTAAGCTTGCTGAACGTGCCCAGATGCCGGAGTTGAGCGAGAGCGAGCAGCAAGTTTTGCAGGCGATCGTCACGGGCAAGAGCAACCAGGAGATTGCCACTGCACTGGGTATTGCCGAAAGTACGGTGAAATTTCACGTCAACAATATTCTGAGCAAGCTGGGCGTGGAGAATCGCACGCAGGCGGCGATCGCGGCACTGAAGCGCGGCATTGCCAAACTGTAG
- a CDS encoding alpha/beta hydrolase, with product MKALARFGIVSLIALSATGTLISYHVQAQESPQAMQTQSITVSANSSAPLQPGINRVTFQSEGETLVGNLYLPATYQAGDRLPTVIVTGAWMTIKEQMPALYAQKLADQGFAAFAFDFRTFGESSGALRNFESPAAKITDIKNAVSFLQTMDAVDGDRIAGLGICASAGYMASATAQDSRIKALVTVAPWLHNPEIVNTVYGGEAAVQQRIEKGRSAKAQFLQTGEVISVPATSRTDSNSPMFGEVDYYQNPQRGAIPQWENHFAIASWAEWLTFDPTPQAQNIQVPTLFIHSEAAAIPEGARQFFAAIPGENKQFVWLENRTQFDFYDQEQTVNEAIDLTVNKLRTILETES from the coding sequence ATGAAAGCTCTGGCTCGTTTTGGTATCGTTTCGCTCATCGCCCTTAGCGCAACGGGTACTCTGATCAGCTATCACGTTCAAGCTCAAGAATCTCCACAAGCAATGCAAACCCAATCTATCACCGTATCCGCAAACTCATCTGCCCCGCTCCAGCCCGGTATCAACCGAGTCACCTTCCAGAGTGAGGGCGAAACCCTAGTGGGCAATCTGTATCTTCCTGCTACTTACCAGGCGGGCGATCGCCTCCCGACTGTGATTGTTACGGGGGCATGGATGACGATCAAAGAGCAAATGCCTGCGCTCTACGCTCAGAAACTCGCAGACCAGGGCTTTGCTGCCTTCGCCTTTGACTTCCGCACCTTTGGCGAGAGTAGTGGCGCGTTACGCAACTTCGAGTCCCCAGCTGCCAAGATTACCGATATCAAAAATGCCGTCTCCTTCCTGCAAACCATGGATGCTGTCGATGGCGATCGCATTGCCGGACTGGGTATTTGCGCCAGTGCTGGATACATGGCATCAGCCACCGCCCAGGATTCGCGAATTAAAGCTTTAGTGACCGTTGCCCCGTGGCTGCACAATCCCGAAATTGTGAATACAGTCTACGGGGGCGAAGCGGCAGTCCAGCAGCGCATCGAAAAAGGACGTAGTGCCAAAGCCCAATTCCTGCAAACAGGTGAAGTCATCTCTGTACCTGCCACCAGCAGAACTGACTCTAATTCCCCCATGTTTGGCGAAGTGGACTATTATCAGAATCCGCAGCGTGGCGCAATTCCGCAGTGGGAAAATCACTTTGCGATCGCGTCCTGGGCAGAATGGCTGACGTTCGATCCGACGCCGCAAGCGCAAAACATTCAAGTTCCCACTCTCTTTATCCACAGCGAAGCTGCTGCGATTCCTGAGGGTGCAAGGCAGTTTTTCGCAGCGATTCCCGGTGAAAACAAACAATTCGTCTGGTTAGAAAATCGCACGCAGTTTGATTTCTATGACCAGGAGCAAACGGTCAATGAGGCGATCGATCTCACGGTAAACAAGCTCAGAACGATTCTGGAAACTGAATCATGA
- a CDS encoding nuclear transport factor 2 family protein, which yields MLRKLSRDRRSILRGGLAFLGLGATIIHPSLSSAMEISPMTTSPSTTGRTNRDVVEAYFIALETGRFEVLREIFAEDAKQIMPYSFGNFPRSFDGREGIYRQYSSLPEIFSKMSFPRTIYPTENPDVLFVQFKGDIEIKAGGRYQNDYVGIFRFENGLIKEYTEYFNPILVSEAFNVPI from the coding sequence ATGCTGAGAAAATTAAGTCGCGATCGTCGATCGATCCTGCGAGGCGGTCTTGCCTTCCTGGGACTAGGAGCTACGATTATCCATCCGAGTTTGAGCAGCGCAATGGAGATTTCCCCGATGACAACCTCGCCATCCACAACAGGCAGAACCAATCGCGATGTCGTTGAGGCATATTTCATTGCGCTGGAAACAGGTCGATTTGAAGTCCTGCGAGAAATTTTTGCCGAAGATGCAAAGCAAATTATGCCTTACTCCTTTGGCAACTTTCCCAGAAGTTTTGATGGACGAGAAGGAATCTACAGGCAGTACAGTTCCCTTCCAGAAATCTTTAGCAAAATGTCGTTTCCCCGCACAATTTATCCGACCGAGAATCCAGATGTCCTGTTCGTGCAATTCAAAGGGGATATCGAAATCAAAGCCGGGGGACGCTATCAAAACGATTATGTGGGGATATTCAGATTTGAGAATGGATTAATCAAGGAATACACCGAATACTTCAACCCAATCCTCGTTTCTGAAGCCTTTAACGTCCCCATCTAG